DNA from Halostella limicola:
TTCGTCCTCGTTGGCGATGTCCTCCAGCAGCCGGCGCATGATCTTGCCCGAGCGGGTCTTGGGGAGTTCGGGCGTGAAGATCACCTGTTCGGGGCGAGCGATCGGGCCGATGGCGTCCTCGACGCCCTCGACGATCGCCTCGCGCAGCTCTTCGCTTTCCTCGTAGCCGTCCTCGGTGATGACGTAGGCGTAGACGGCTTCGCCTTTCACGTCGTGTTCGCCGCCGACGACGGCGGCCTCGGCGACGCCCTCGACGCCGACGATGGCGGACTCGATCTC
Protein-coding regions in this window:
- a CDS encoding AMP-binding enzyme; its protein translation is EIESAIVGVEGVAEAAVVGGEHDVKGEAVYAYVITEDGYEESEELREAIVEGVEDAIGPIARPEQVIFTPELPKTRSGKIMRRLLEDIANEDELGDTSTLRNPDVVSDIQRKVQGD